Within Claveliimonas bilis, the genomic segment GCCTGCTCCTCCGCTGCAGTCACTTCCGGCTATTGTAAGCACACTTTTCCTCTTCACTGTTCTATCTCCTTCAGCTGTAAATAATCACAGATATAGATATCTGCCTCTCTGCGTATCTTTTCTGCATCATGGGACGAGGATGCATCCTCCACGGCCACTGTATAGCATCCTGCTGCCCGTGCATTTTGAACCCCTTTCAGAATATCCTCGAACACAATGCATTTTTCCAGAGGAACCCTGATCCTCTTTGCCGCAAGCTCATATACCTCCGCCGTTTCCTTTCCATGCTCTGTCTCTGATGACAGTGCAAATGCCTGGAAATAATCATAAACCCCGTTCCGTTTCAGAGCCGGCTCATAAAGAAGAGGATCCGAAGATGTAGCAGCAGCGATTTTTACTCCTCTTTCTCTTAAAGCCGCAAGATATTCCGCCGCATGAGGCTTAAGCTCCACCTCGCCGGCATACATCCCTTTCGCAATAGCGAACCATTCTTCCATGATCTGAGCTTCACTTTTTTCCATTGCGTATCGCTTCTTTGTATATTCTGCCGCCTGTGCAAAATGCATGGTAAGCAGATCCTGTATGTAGTCTTTTTCAAAGGGAAGCCCGTTGTTCTCCAGGAAACGCCTGTCCACGATCTCCCAGACTCCCATGGAGTCAAGAATCGTTCCGTCCAGGTCGAATACCGCTCCCTCCCAGTCTTTTCCACCGTATGTTATCATGATCCTTCTCTTTCCTGCTTTTTCTGACTTCGAACCGCTTCAGAAAGTTCGCTTGCCGCCCGTTCAATATCATCGGCGGCAATGACTGCTGAAACGACTGCTATTCCGTCAACGCACGTCCCCTTCAGTTCCGGAAGGGTTTGCCTATTCATACCGCCGATGGCAACGATAGGAAGATCCACCATCTCACGGATTTTCTTTAATTCTTCCACTGTGGTAACATCTGCGTCCGTCTTGGTGCTGGTAGCATGCATGGCCCCTACTCCCAGGTAATCCGCGCCGTCCTCCCGGGCTTTTACTGCCTCCCGGACACTCCCTGCCGACACGCCGATCACCTTGTCTCCACCGAGGATCCTGCGCACAGACGCCGCCGGCAGGTCATCCTGCCCTACATGGACTCCGTCTGCATTTACGGCAAGCGCGATATCCACTCTGTCATTGATGATCAGCGGTATCTTATATTCATCTGTTATTTTTTTTACCCGAAGGGCAGTTTCATAAAATTCCAGAGAGGAGCAGTCTTTCTCCCGAAGCTGCACAACCGTGCATCCTCCTTTCACTGCCTGTTCTACCGCTTCCTCAATGGTGTCTGTGCTCATCAGATCTCTGTCTGTGCACAGATAGAGCGTGTAATCAATTTCCTGTTTCTTCAAATCGCGCCATCTCCTTCACTGTTTTTTCATCCAGTCTGCTCAAAGCATCTATAACAGCCATATGGAAACTTCCGGTTCCCTTTTCTCCTGCCTCCCGGAATGCAAGTTCACCGGCTATTCCCATTGCCGCTACACCTGATGCCGCCGCTGTAAAAGGATCTCCTCCCGCGCCCAGGAAAGCGCCCACC encodes:
- the thiE gene encoding thiamine phosphate synthase — encoded protein: MKKQEIDYTLYLCTDRDLMSTDTIEEAVEQAVKGGCTVVQLREKDCSSLEFYETALRVKKITDEYKIPLIINDRVDIALAVNADGVHVGQDDLPAASVRRILGGDKVIGVSAGSVREAVKAREDGADYLGVGAMHATSTKTDADVTTVEELKKIREMVDLPIVAIGGMNRQTLPELKGTCVDGIAVVSAVIAADDIERAASELSEAVRSQKKQEREGS
- a CDS encoding HAD family hydrolase — protein: MITYGGKDWEGAVFDLDGTILDSMGVWEIVDRRFLENNGLPFEKDYIQDLLTMHFAQAAEYTKKRYAMEKSEAQIMEEWFAIAKGMYAGEVELKPHAAEYLAALRERGVKIAAATSSDPLLYEPALKRNGVYDYFQAFALSSETEHGKETAEVYELAAKRIRVPLEKCIVFEDILKGVQNARAAGCYTVAVEDASSSHDAEKIRREADIYICDYLQLKEIEQ